In one window of Desulforhabdus amnigena DNA:
- a CDS encoding MucR family transcriptional regulator, whose product MDKKLFELAADIVQSQVSLNKMTEEEVESALIRFYNVLHKMQHAEMEGKSLPMEGMKPSAVSMEPAKAISLDPRSSIQEDKVICLECGAEFRQLTANHLQTHHLTPREYKKKWGFPLKQPLAARVLTRMRSRLAKKRGLPQKLKQYLADRKEKKMAFESNAS is encoded by the coding sequence ATGGACAAAAAACTCTTTGAACTCGCAGCAGACATTGTGCAGAGTCAGGTATCCCTGAATAAGATGACAGAGGAAGAAGTCGAATCTGCCTTGATTAGATTTTATAATGTATTGCACAAGATGCAGCATGCCGAAATGGAAGGCAAATCTCTTCCGATGGAAGGAATGAAACCGAGTGCGGTTTCTATGGAACCCGCTAAGGCGATAAGTCTCGATCCCCGTTCTTCGATCCAGGAGGACAAAGTGATTTGTCTGGAATGTGGGGCTGAATTCAGACAATTGACCGCAAACCATTTGCAGACCCACCATCTCACTCCCCGGGAATACAAGAAGAAATGGGGATTTCCTTTGAAGCAACCCCTGGCTGCCAGGGTCTTGACCAGAATGCGCAGTCGTTTGGCGAAAAAGCGTGGTTTGCCCCAGAAACTCAAACAATATCTTGCCGACCGAAAGGAGAAAAAAATGGCCTTCGAATCCAATGCATCCTGA
- a CDS encoding DsrE family protein, with protein sequence MEKQKLLFILSKGFEKSGGATRAMQFASIAAQTGNHVEVFLIDDAIHWAQIGMAEGIRSSTGEHLKDLLDDLIVHKSPIHVCKACADKRLISPDDLIEGAKISSGADLVKMMVDPEYKVFTF encoded by the coding sequence ATGGAAAAGCAAAAACTACTGTTTATTCTTTCGAAGGGTTTTGAGAAGTCTGGTGGAGCCACACGGGCCATGCAGTTCGCATCCATCGCAGCACAAACCGGAAACCACGTTGAAGTATTTTTGATCGATGACGCGATTCACTGGGCTCAGATCGGTATGGCCGAAGGGATTCGATCTTCAACGGGAGAACATCTCAAAGATCTTCTGGACGATTTGATTGTTCATAAAAGTCCCATTCATGTTTGTAAAGCGTGTGCCGACAAGCGTCTTATCTCTCCGGACGATCTGATTGAAGGGGCGAAGATATCCTCCGGAGCGGATCTGGTTAAAATGATGGTGGACCCTGAGTATAAGGTTTTCACTTTCTGA
- a CDS encoding TIGR02757 family protein: MKVCLPLEFDRGVLETLYERYNRREYIHPDPLEFLYRYESIADREIVGIVAASLAYGRVNQILKSVSLVLDRMGPSPFQYIQKNSLENFQRSFKDFKHRFTTGDQLSGFLKGIKGIVELYGSLQSCFLSGLRESDSTVLPALTAFVKELNACADCNMSMFLPSPGKGSACKRLNLFLRWMVRCDDVDPGGWRGVSPSRLIVPLDTHMHRIGRMLGLISRKQADMRAALELTDKFKTIFPSDPVRYDFALTRLGIRNDLSLALAVSGSHD, encoded by the coding sequence TTGAAAGTTTGTCTGCCTTTAGAGTTTGACAGGGGAGTTCTCGAGACCCTTTATGAACGGTATAATCGACGGGAGTATATTCATCCCGATCCGCTGGAGTTTCTTTATCGCTACGAAAGCATCGCCGACCGGGAAATCGTTGGAATAGTAGCTGCATCTCTTGCTTATGGGCGGGTGAATCAAATACTCAAAAGTGTTTCCCTGGTTCTCGACAGGATGGGACCGTCACCTTTCCAATACATTCAGAAAAATTCTCTGGAGAATTTTCAAAGATCTTTCAAAGACTTCAAACATCGTTTCACAACAGGCGATCAATTGTCCGGTTTTTTAAAAGGGATAAAAGGGATTGTTGAGCTCTACGGCTCACTTCAGTCCTGTTTTCTGTCCGGACTAAGGGAATCAGACTCAACGGTTCTTCCCGCTCTCACGGCTTTTGTGAAAGAATTGAATGCCTGTGCCGATTGCAACATGAGCATGTTCTTGCCCTCTCCCGGTAAAGGGAGTGCCTGTAAGCGCCTGAATCTTTTTCTGCGCTGGATGGTGCGCTGTGACGATGTGGACCCCGGCGGATGGAGAGGAGTCAGTCCGTCACGTTTGATCGTCCCATTGGATACCCACATGCATAGAATTGGACGGATGCTGGGACTCATATCTCGAAAGCAAGCGGACATGCGGGCTGCTCTGGAACTGACGGACAAATTCAAGACTATTTTTCCGAGTGATCCGGTTCGCTACGATTTTGCATTGACTCGCCTGGGAATTCGGAACGATTTGAGCCTTGCCCTAGCGGTCAGCGGCTCGCATGATTAA
- a CDS encoding ferredoxin-thioredoxin reductase catalytic domain-containing protein encodes MTVEQLYEMLKKVQEPKGYYFNKNKEKVFALLEGLLINKERYGYMACPCRLASGDREWDKDITCPCIYREPDVKEYGSCYCNLYVSKEWNEEKVACVYVPERRPVEKTLGKL; translated from the coding sequence ATGACGGTGGAGCAACTCTATGAAATGTTGAAAAAGGTGCAGGAACCAAAGGGCTACTACTTCAATAAGAACAAGGAAAAGGTCTTCGCACTTCTTGAGGGTCTGCTCATCAATAAAGAGCGTTATGGGTATATGGCGTGTCCCTGTCGGTTGGCATCGGGGGACAGGGAGTGGGACAAGGATATCACCTGCCCCTGTATCTATCGGGAACCTGATGTAAAAGAGTATGGGAGTTGCTATTGCAACCTTTATGTATCCAAAGAATGGAACGAAGAAAAAGTAGCGTGCGTTTATGTGCCTGAGCGCCGGCCGGTGGAAAAAACTTTGGGCAAACTCTAA
- a CDS encoding universal stress protein has translation MISVQKILVLVDFSKDSEKAVHYGLGIGRSQNARVYFLHMVNQRIIDAVQQLSGKGYKGDFLKALKKLMLDRENDLKEFVPEELREGMDVEFLIRKGEPAEEVINVAKELSIDMIVVGSQGNTALADASIGGVAQSVVNSAPCPVLVVRAVEHDFIS, from the coding sequence ATGATTTCGGTTCAAAAAATTCTCGTGCTCGTAGATTTTTCGAAGGATTCAGAAAAGGCGGTACACTACGGTCTTGGAATCGGGCGCAGCCAAAACGCAAGGGTTTACTTTCTGCACATGGTGAACCAGCGTATCATCGATGCGGTGCAGCAACTCAGCGGCAAAGGATATAAAGGCGATTTCCTGAAGGCGCTCAAAAAACTGATGCTGGATCGAGAAAATGATCTGAAGGAGTTTGTTCCCGAAGAGCTGCGTGAAGGGATGGACGTCGAATTCCTCATCCGCAAGGGGGAACCCGCCGAAGAAGTGATCAATGTCGCTAAGGAACTCTCCATAGATATGATTGTGGTGGGAAGCCAGGGGAATACTGCCCTTGCCGATGCTTCCATCGGCGGTGTAGCTCAAAGCGTAGTGAACAGTGCACCGTGTCCTGTCCTGGTTGTGCGCGCCGTAGAACACGACTTCATCAGCTAG
- a CDS encoding class I SAM-dependent methyltransferase translates to MGYVFRSEDTKRYDDWFQSEPGRTAWKIETELFSGLWAPVSRQNVLEVGCGTGHFLEWICQQGHQATGLEPSPSMRELARSRLPGCVTVDHGHAEYLPYEDNSFDTVALINTLEFVDDPTEALQEAVRVARRHVLVGVLNRYSLAFMQHCLSRLWRPSFYDHAHYFSVFELEFLIQKILSGKVPVIWKTCFTFPLGALKYLHHLERSRFFTCHPFGYFIAMRIDLHYPLQTIQTPLFCDLSPRVGHVPFYGSCWLSSRGERSYVLNAAFKERFAGNRDGNLQGKVSFEGHS, encoded by the coding sequence GTGGGTTACGTATTTCGCTCTGAAGATACAAAACGCTACGATGACTGGTTTCAATCGGAACCGGGCCGAACTGCATGGAAGATTGAAACGGAACTCTTCAGTGGATTGTGGGCACCCGTTTCTCGTCAGAATGTTTTAGAAGTGGGGTGCGGTACCGGACATTTCCTCGAATGGATTTGTCAACAAGGCCATCAGGCAACCGGCCTGGAGCCTTCTCCTTCCATGCGGGAGCTCGCTCGAAGCCGCCTGCCAGGCTGTGTGACGGTAGATCATGGGCATGCGGAATATCTTCCTTATGAAGACAACTCCTTTGATACAGTTGCATTGATCAATACTCTGGAATTCGTAGATGATCCCACAGAAGCTCTCCAGGAAGCCGTTCGCGTGGCCCGCCGGCATGTCCTTGTGGGTGTCTTGAACAGATATTCTCTGGCCTTTATGCAGCATTGTTTGAGCCGCTTATGGAGACCTTCATTTTACGATCATGCCCATTATTTCAGTGTTTTCGAGCTGGAATTTCTGATCCAAAAGATCCTTTCAGGAAAGGTTCCAGTTATATGGAAAACCTGTTTCACCTTTCCACTGGGTGCTCTCAAGTATCTTCATCATCTGGAAAGATCCCGTTTTTTCACTTGCCACCCCTTTGGGTACTTCATCGCCATGCGCATTGATCTCCACTATCCGCTGCAAACCATCCAAACACCTCTCTTCTGCGACCTGTCGCCTCGAGTAGGACATGTCCCTTTTTATGGCTCCTGCTGGCTTTCTTCACGTGGCGAAAGATCGTATGTTTTGAATGCTGCATTCAAGGAAAGATTTGCTGGCAACAGGGATGGCAACCTACAAGGAAAGGTTTCTTTTGAGGGTCATTCTTGA
- a CDS encoding glutaredoxin family protein: protein MSGCDVKLYALSTCIHCRNTKEFLKSCGVGYECIDVDKLDGDERKAIIEEIKKINPSCSFPTLVIGDKIIVGFREDEIKEALNL, encoded by the coding sequence ATGAGTGGTTGTGACGTGAAGCTTTATGCCTTGAGTACATGTATTCATTGTAGAAATACCAAGGAATTCTTGAAGAGTTGTGGCGTCGGCTATGAATGTATAGATGTTGACAAGCTGGACGGTGATGAACGTAAAGCGATCATCGAGGAGATCAAGAAGATCAACCCGAGCTGCTCCTTTCCTACCCTTGTCATTGGAGACAAAATCATCGTCGGATTCAGGGAAGATGAAATCAAGGAGGCCCTCAATCTATGA
- a CDS encoding endonuclease III domain-containing protein, whose product MTSRRELIQRVFDRLFEAFGPQEWWPAKTPTEVIIGAILTQNTAWKNVKQSIACLRRNNLLDFEALHRLSESELALLIRSSGYYNQKARKLKAFCEHLQTRWQGDLSLFLSQETGPLRKELLQIYGIGPETADSILLYAAFQPSFVVDTYTCRIFHRHGWVAEDIGYDELRDYFMDCLEPDVEYFQEYHALLVRAGHLYCRRKPFCDFCPLNGWTEG is encoded by the coding sequence ATGACATCACGTCGAGAATTGATTCAAAGAGTGTTCGACCGCCTCTTTGAAGCTTTTGGTCCACAAGAATGGTGGCCGGCCAAAACCCCCACAGAAGTGATTATCGGAGCAATATTGACGCAAAATACGGCATGGAAGAATGTAAAACAATCCATTGCATGTCTGCGCCGGAACAACCTCTTGGACTTTGAAGCACTCCACCGCCTTTCGGAATCCGAGCTGGCCCTTTTGATCCGATCTTCAGGGTACTACAATCAGAAGGCTCGCAAACTGAAAGCCTTCTGCGAACATCTTCAAACCCGTTGGCAGGGAGATCTTTCGCTTTTTCTCTCTCAAGAAACGGGCCCCCTTCGCAAGGAACTCCTGCAGATTTACGGAATCGGCCCCGAAACGGCTGACAGCATTCTTCTCTACGCTGCTTTTCAACCCTCTTTCGTTGTGGACACCTACACCTGCCGTATTTTTCATCGGCATGGATGGGTTGCAGAAGACATTGGTTATGATGAATTGAGAGACTATTTCATGGATTGCCTGGAACCGGATGTGGAATATTTTCAAGAATATCATGCGTTGCTGGTTCGAGCTGGACATCTTTACTGCCGGCGCAAGCCATTTTGTGATTTCTGCCCCTTAAATGGATGGACAGAAGGATAG